In Coccidioides posadasii str. Silveira chromosome 4, complete sequence, one genomic interval encodes:
- a CDS encoding uncharacterized protein (EggNog:ENOG410PKYK~COG:O~MEROPS:MER0000597~BUSCO:13862at33183), translated as MGILHFQFWSADQTTPTLKLRGEKEDVETAAANTSMTSSLIGRLFRSGGKRGRLRASPFRLGLWVAGTFCAAKVFNEHAYELQLSSGPSMYPTIHFKGDYLLISKYYKYGRGIAVGDIVTFKHPSYVMMAAKRVVGMPGDYVLVDPEDHGGPLAKMIQVPEGHIMVTGDNLPWSRDSRDFGPLPMGLISGKVIGKMWWPLNYQRMENSLKPVEDISRSQP; from the exons ATGGGTATCCTCCACTTCCAATTCTGGAGCGCAGACCAAACGACTCCAACTTTGAAGCTGCGGGGCGAAAAGGAAGATGTCGAGACCGCAGCTGCGAATACTTCCATGACCAGCTCTTTAATTGGCCGGCTGTTCCGCTCCGGCGGCAAAAGAGGCAGGCTGCGGGCAAGCCCGTTTCGGCTCGGTCTATGGGTCGCAGGCACCTTTTGTGCCGCGAAAGTCTTTAACGAGCATGCTTACGAGCTCCAACTTTCCTCGGGCCCGTCAATGTACCCGACAATACACTTCAAAGGCGACTACCTATTAATCTCGAAGTATTACAAGTACGGAAGGGGAATTGCGGTCGGCGATATCGTTACCTTTAAGCACCCATCCTATGTGATGATGGCGGCGAAGAGGGTGGTCGGAATGCCGGGAGACTATGTGTTGGTTGATCCGGAGGATCATGGAGGCCCTTTGGCGAAGATGATCCAG GTTCCTGAAGGTCATATCATGGTCACTGGTGATAACCTACCTTGGTCAAGAGATTCGAGAGATTTCGGTCCACTCCCAATGGGTCTAATCTCGGGGAAAGTAATTGGGAAAATGTGGTGGCCACTCAACTATCAGCGTATGGAGAACTCGCTGAAACCCGTCGAAGACATCTCAAGGAGCCAGCCATGA
- a CDS encoding mitochondrial 54S ribosomal protein mL38 (BUSCO:225712at4751~EggNog:ENOG410PMCR~COG:J~BUSCO:7138at33183) — protein MAHCELASKQLLQCVRQSYKGGLAALQLQSTRSFTSTAIPFEEAQAETPTQPFYRAPDPALVTSPRLERRLIRAGKFPIGSRRRRAALQGSLNIPFEQLPYQCFQEARKVLIEDRAEKLKQIEIERARLEKLRAVKPEDIGGEALKQSRIKGTERYLEKLKILADINDPLIKRRFEDGLGDMTKPIYRFLANKKWREYRREILIQRITQMKVIPDVLPHIDPVVDVKLSFGRKSVQPGEFVNSRVSSVAPKLEIQSFIKGEKLVTIAVVDPDVPNLETDGFDSHCHFLAVNVPINPTDTFVSLGDLSAESQVVLPWFPPTAQKGSPYHRLSIFILEQKDQKALDYKIVAEKVQRENFSLRSIQGRHQLKPIGAHLFRTQWDKDMADVMNKFGIEGADVELRRKRIEPLPYKRRNPASFR, from the exons ATGGCGCACTGCGAGTTGGCGTCAAAGCAATTGCTGCAATGTGTGCGCCAATCCTATAAAGGTGGCCTTGCAGCGTTACAGCTCCAATCGACCCGCTCATTCACCTCCACCGCCATACCGTTCGAAGAAGCGCAAGCCGAAACTCCAACGCAGCCTTTCTACCGAGCGCCAGATCCCGCTTTAGTGACGAGCCCTCGACTGGAACGAAGACTCATCCGAGCTGGAAAATTTCCTATTGGTTCGCGCAGACGAAGAGCGGCGCTTCAGGGTTCCCTTAATATCCCATTCGAACAGCTGCCATACCAATGTTTCCAAGAAGCTCGAAAAGTTCTCATAGAGGACAGAGCGGAAAAGTTGAAGCAGATAGAAATAGAACGGGCACGGTTGGAGAAGTTACGTGCAGTAAAGCCCGAGGATATTGGCGGAGAGGCTCTGAAGCAGTCCAGAATCAAGGGCACGGAGCGATATCTCGAGAAATTGAAGATCCTTGCGGACATCAATGACCCTCTGATTAAGAGGAGGTTTGAAGATGGATTGG GGGATATGACAAAGCCCATCTATCGATTCCTAGCCAACAAGAAGTGGAGAGAATACCGACGGGAGATTCTCATCCAACGAATTACACAAATGAAAGTAATTCCAGACGTGCTCCCCCACATTGACCCCGTCGTTGATGTGAAGTTATCATTCGGCAGAAAGAGCGTACAGCCCGGCGAATTTGTGAATTCTCGTGTTAGTTCCGTGGCGCCCAAACTTGAAATACAATCGTTCATCAAAGGAGAAAAGCTGGTCACCATCGCAGTCGTAGATCCCGACGTGCCAAATCTCGAAACCGACGGCTTTGACAGTCACTGCCATTTCCTTGCTGTCAACGTACCCATCAACCCCACCGACACCTTTGTTTCCCTAGGCGACTTATCCGCAGAGTCACAGGTTGTCCTCCCGTGGTTCCCGCCGACTGCGCAGAAAGGAAGTCCTTACCACCGGCTCTCAATCTTTATTCTGGAACAGAAGGATCAGAAAGCTTTGGACTACAAAATCGTCGCCGAGAAGGTTCAACGAGAGAATTTCTCTCTTCGAAGCATTCAGGGAAGACATCAGCTCAAGCCAATCGGTGCCCATTTGTTTAGAACCCAGTGGGACAAGGATATGGCCGATGTGATGAATAAGTTTGGAATTGAGGGTGCAGATGTTGAATTGAGACGAAAGAGGATTGAGCCTCTACCGTACAAACGTAGAAACCCGGCTTCTTTTAGATAA
- the YML6 gene encoding mitochondrial 54S ribosomal protein uL4m (EggNog:ENOG410PNBG~COG:J~BUSCO:10811at33183), with product MSGSRALGALKWLSRSCNWAGALEPPKQCLPKQLSRSMATETQIPAGTPLSAFADAHVASTSPNDIPTPIWKPTPAIATLYDFPTMEPLRFLEYKHEHLLLPLRRDILHRAVVYEGDMARQGTANTKWRSEVRGSRKKIRPQKGTGRARLGDKKSPMLRGGGVAHGPHPRDFSTELPRKIYDKAWRTALSYRYRRGQLIIVNDNISMPKDTTVHFLKEIFDTHNWGKKFGRSLLITEVKKEKLFRSIAEISEEARVLDREDVDVKDLLETGRLIIEKMALDRMLANHSSDLQSRPIKA from the exons ATGAGCGGCAGCAGAGCTCTTGGGGCTTTGAAGTGGCTAAGCCGCAGTTGCAACTGGGCGGGAGCCCTCGAGCCTCCCAAA CAATGTCTCCCAAAACAATTATCACGCTCAATGGCGACAGAGACGCAAATCCCGGCCGGTACGCCCTTATCAGCTTTTGCTGATGCCCACGTAGCTTCTACATCTCCAAACGATATCCCTACACCGATCTGGAAACCTACTCCTGCCATTGCCACTCTCTACGATTTTCCTACGATGGAACCACTTCGGTTCCTTGAATATAAGCATGAGCACCTGCTTCTCCCTCTTCGCCGCGACATATTGCACCGTGCTGTGGTCTATGAGGGTGACATGGCACGCCAAGGCACTGCAAACACCAAATGGAGAAGTGAAGTACGAGGAAGCCGCAAAAAGATCCGCCCACAGAAAGGAACTGGTAGAGCGCGTTTGGGAGATAAGAAGTCGCCCATGTTGAGGGGGGGTGGTGTTGCACATGGTCCCCACCCGCGAGACTTTTCAACAGAACTGCCACGAAAGATCTACGATAAGGCATGGCGGACTGCACTAAGTTATCGATACCGCCGGGGACAATTAATCATTGTTAACGACAATATTTCTATGCCCAAGGATACGACTGTGCATTTCTTAAAGGAGATTTTCGATACGCATAACTGGGGAAAGAAATTTGGGCGATCGCTCCTTATTACGGAGGtgaagaaggagaagctCTTTAGATCCATAGCAGAAATCAGCGAAGAGGCAAGGGTGCTTGATCGTGAGGACGTGGATGTGAAGGATTTACTCGAGACCGGACGATTGATCATCGAGAAGATGGCACTGGACCGGATGCTCGCCAACCATTCCAGCGATTTGCAGAGCAGGCCAATCAAAGCGTAA
- a CDS encoding mitochondrial 37S ribosomal protein mS47 (EggNog:ENOG410PFPY~COG:I~BUSCO:5951at33183) has product MSLMFLRSSCVRSSPLSWFSRASSNTMPLRTKVVNSAFAGQARMATTAAEIPRELPGDEPDDVVFNNLYGIRSIELNRPRKLNSLNGSMARKIIPRLKEWEKSQLANIIMISGVGEKAFCAGGDVATLASQNTQGKEGQQKSKDFFSLEYKLDHLIATYSKPYIAILDGITMGGGVGLSVHAPFRIATEKTVFAMPETTIGFFPDVGGSFFLPRLDGEIGTYLALTSERLVGVQAFYSGIATHYLHSSSLSNLTARLSELVFKDYAPLKERLALINRTISEFSTGLPDEKILLGGSLRESIDRCFSKPTVEEIIAALEAETDNKEWAQKTVETLKARSPTALKVTLRQLRVGRTWSIAETFQREEKIAGRFMEHPDFVEGVTARLINKPPTKPNWKPATLEEVTEKDVDEFFRIQPGEQRLPLLNPEGDYKEYPHSIFTLPSEASIREYVRQSAASKTKTIKEFENRHAGKDGVSTKVSEVLDRKTKAIANGGREWVDEA; this is encoded by the exons ATGTCATTAATGTTCCTCCGATCTAGTTGTGTCCGGTCATCGCCGCTGAGCTGGTTCTCGCGGGCTTCTTCAAACACCATGCCCTTGAGAACGAAGGTGGTGAACTCAGCTTTCGCAGGACAAGCACGG ATGGCGACCACTGCAGCAGAGATTCCTAGAGAACTCCCCGGCGATGAGCCCGATGATGTCGTATTCAACAATCTCTACGGTATTCGATCAATCGAGCTTAACAGACCGAGGAAATTGAACTCTCTCAATGGCTCTATGGCGCGAAAAATTATTCCCAGACTAAAG GAATGGGAAAAATCGCAGCTGGCGAACATAATCATGATTTCCGGAGTCGGAGAAAAGGCATTTTGCGCTGGAGGTGATGTTGCTACTCTTGCGTCGCAGAATACCCAAGGAAAGGAAGGACAGCAGAAATCAAAAGACTTCTTCTCCCTCGAATACAAGCTCGACCACCTCATTGCGACATATTCGAAACCGTACATTGCGATCCTAGATGGCATTACAATGGGTGGTGGTGTTGGGCTTAGCGTCCATGCTCCTTTCCGGATCGCTACTGAAAAAACCGTCTTCGCCATGCCTGAGACGACAATCGGATTTTTCCCTGATGTTGGAGGATCTTTCTTCCTGCCACGCCTTGATGGAGAAATTGGAACCTACCTCGCGTTGACCTCGGAGAGGCTCGTGGGTGTCCAGGCCTTCTATTCTGGAATTGCTACGCACTATCTCCACTCAAGCTCCCTCAGCAACCTCACGGCACGTCTCTCTGAACTGGTTTTCAAGGATTATGCTCCATTGAAAGAGCGTCTAGCCCTGATCAACCGTACGATTTCGGAGTTTTCTACGGGTCTACCCGACGAGAAGATCTTGCTAGGTGGAAGTCTCCGCGAGTCCATTGACCGCTGCTTCTCAAAACCTACAGTCGAGGAGATCATTGCTGCCCTTGAAGCTGAAACTGATAACAAGGAATGGGCACAGAAGACAGTGGAGACACTAAAAGCACGCTCGCCGACTGCGCTCAAAGTCACTCTCCGCCAACTTCGTGTTGGTCGTACATGGTCCATTGCTGAAACCTTCCAGCGTGAAGAAAAAATTGCTGGCCGATTCATGGAGCACCCAGATTTTGTGGAAGGGGTCACCGCGCGCCTCATCAACAAGCCCCCAACCAAGCCCAACTGGAAACCAGCCACCCTGGAAGAAGTCACCGAAAAGGATGTGGATGAGTTTTTCCGTATCCAGCCGGGTGAACAGCGTCTTCCACTACTTAACCCCGAAGGAGATTACAAGGAATATCCGCACTCGATATTTACGCTCCCTTCTGAGGCCAGCATCCGAGAATATGTACGCCAGTCCGCTGCTTCCAAGACAAAAACCATCAAGGAATTTGAGAACAGACACGCAGGAAAAGATGGTGTTAGTACGAAGGTGTCTGAAGTACTTGACCGGAAAACAAAGGCTATCGCAAATGGAGGGAGAGAATGGGTTGACGAAGCATGA
- a CDS encoding uncharacterized protein (EggNog:ENOG410PN1J~COG:S): protein MTSLSWSMLGRRYINEYPIDSIPIATTGNGRFCPEIKYLNLSFSRKHRFVATAMSQAGAKEVPGEPMTLENKALTIGASMIQNFKPVNQICAHLHAYHVYADDPTRCVEANHYCSHVNADFRQCLIYDSPEKNARLIGVEYMITPKIYESLPKEERELWHSHEFEVKSGMLVMSAPKGTPAAVWDKTELAEMENVVPLYGKTYHMWQVDRGDAVPMGAPQLMGSFTSEEAVKKACPGGIQQLADSTKDRFGIDIYKKREERKGVRPGWKIHPDADAFWKK from the exons ATGACGTCACTCTCATGGAGTATGCTTGGGCGAAGATATATAAACGAGTACCCTATAGATTCAATACCAATAGCGACAACTGGGAATGGTCGCTTTTGCCCAGAGATCAAATATCTTAACCTCTCTTTCAGCAGGAAACACAGATTCGTCGCAACAGCCATGTCACAAGCAGGCGCAAAAGAGGTTCCCGGCGAACCTATGACACTGGAAAACAAAGCGCTCACAATCGGAGCATCGATGATTCAAAACTTCAAGCCTGTCAACCAAATATGCGCCCATTTACATGCATATCATGTGTATGCAGACGATCCCACCCGATGCGTGGAGGCCAATCACTATTGTAGCCACGTAAATGCAG ACTTCAGGCAGTGTCTCATCTATGACTCCCCTGAAAAAAATGCCCGCCTCATTGGAGTGGAGTACATGATCACGCCAAAAATATACGAATCGCTTCCCAAGGAAGAGCGCGAATTATGGCATTCCCATGAATTCGAAGTCAAGAGCGGAATGCTCGTTATGTCGGCTCCAAAGG GTACACCCGCAGCCGTCTGGGACAAAACCGAACTCGCAGAAATGGAAAACGTGGTGCCTCTTTATGGCAAAACATATCACATGTGGCAAGTAGACCGAGGTGACGCGGTGCCCATGGGTGCGCCTCAACTTATGGGTAGTTTCACGTCTGAGGAAGCGGTGAAGAAGGCGTGCCCAGGTGGTATTCAGCAGCTGGCGGACAGTACGAAAGATAGATTTGGCATTGATATTTACAAGAAGCGGGAGGAGAGAAAAGGAGTGAGGCCAGGGTGGAAGATCCATCCTGATGCCGACGCATTTTGGAAGAAGTAA
- the GLO2 gene encoding Cytoplasmic glyoxalase II (EggNog:ENOG410PJ9Y~COG:S~BUSCO:11405at33183), which produces MHIESIPMWTGKGNNYAYLISDEPTKDAVIVDPANPPEVIPVLKSHIDSGKINLKAIINTHHHWDHAGGNDGILQQFGNLDVIGGKDCKMVTKTPAHGEKFKIGDRITVTALHTPCHTQDSICYFAEDGNQRVVFTGDTLFIAGCGRFFEGNAQEMHRALNEVLATLPDDTKVYPGHEYTKSNVKFCLSVSQSEPIKKLQVYCENNSRTEGKFTIGDEKLHNVFMRVTDPEMQKATGMTSPVDVMNALREMKNAA; this is translated from the exons ATGCATATCGAATCGATTCCCATGT GGACTGGCAAGGGCAACAACTATGCCTATCTGATATCCGATGAGCCGACTAAGGATGCTGTGATCGTCGATCCCGCAAATCCGCCGGA GGTAATTCCCGTTCTGAAGTCACATATCGATTCCGGCAAGATTAATCTGAAAGCCATTATCAATACACATCA CCACTGGGATCATGCTGGTGGGAACGATGGAATT CTTCAGCAATTTGGAAATCTCGACGTGATCGGTGGCAAGGATTGCAAGATGGTCACCAAGACTCCAGCTCATGGTGAAAAATTCAAAATTGGCGATCGTATAACTGTGACTGCCCTACATACCCCATGTCACACGCAAGATAGTATCTGCTACTTTGCTGAAGACGGAAACCAGCGGGTGGTATTTACCGGAGATACTCTATTTATTGCCG GATGTGGCCGATTCTTCGAGGGCAACGCCCAAGAGATGCACAGGGCTCTTAATGAGGTTCTTGCAACGCTGCCAGACGATACCAAAGTCTAC CCCGGTCACGAGTATACCAAATCCAACGTGAAGTTCTGTCTCTCGGTATCGCAGTCAGAGCCGATCAAAAAGCTCCAGGTCTATTGCGAAAATAATTCGCGAACGGAGGGTAAATTTACTATTGGGGATGAAAAG TTACATAACGTTTTCATGAGAGTCACG GACCCCGAGATGCAAAAGGCTACAGGGATGACAAGCCCTGTGGATGTTATGAATGCCTTGAGAGAAATGAAGAATGCTGCGTAG
- the LAS1 gene encoding rRNA-processing protein las1 (EggNog:ENOG410PKNK~COG:S~BUSCO:7658at33183), with product MPQLTFTPWKEYSQLVAVRDQFYPPPGYQGPDMRPKASSIVWVWKVRGNLPHAVEATALLTDAILHDDPGKNSIFSIRATYSSAFCRFITGLVDSKLHGRRQTMYQKAMTLGVPASFVELRHEATHRELPSLVVLRNAAQRSLEWLWEFYWEKIGANIPAELGPLDNSHSSEQALSDAIWGILQPLTENRAGRSDGSRKLNLASSIRELVAICESENGGNRLLVRALLRPGVLVPETRSLGDRMDHILSTWDDFLKEICRHYTPFLTKFADEMADLLSLSMSLDAAKDPYREGVYGWFEHVLKSSSWALLRKQYLILSYAQAVCRNGGGYWRDRLHNLIESCRDWSELSARSARISQEATRHESETGLHMTSLRDHGWTLERKRIFWPIGVV from the exons ATGCCGCAATTAACATTCACTCCCTGGAAGGAGTACTCCCAGCTCGTTGCAGTGCGAGATCAATTTTATCCGCCACCTGGTTACCAGGGACCCGACATGCGGCCCAAAGCCTCTAGTATT GTATGGGTCTGGAAAGTCCGAGGAAATCTGCCGCATGCCGTGGAGGCGACGGCGCTTTTGACGGACGCGATTTTGCATGATGACCCAGGCAAGAATTCGATATTTTCGATACGCGCGACGTATTCATCAGCGTTTTGTAG ATTTATCACTGGGCTGGTAGATTCCAAACTACATGGAAGGAGACAAACCATGTACCAAAAAGCCATGACACTTGGGGTACCGGCGTCATTTGTGGAATTACGTCACGAAGCAACACATCGCGAACTCCCCTCCCTGGTGGTTTTACGAAACGCAGCTCAAAGATCGCTTGAGTGGCTGTGGGAGTTCTACTGGGAGAAGATTGGAGCTAACATTCCGGCGGAGTTGGGTCCACTGGATAATTCACATTCATCTGAACAAGCTCTGAGCGATGCCATTTGGGGTATTTTACAACCTCTCACAGAGAACAGGGCAGGACGGAGTGACGGAAGTAGAAAGCTAAATTTGGCATCAAGCATACGTGAGCTCGTCGCCATTTGTGAGAGCGAAAATGGTGGGAATAGGCTTCTTGTGAGGGCGCTTCTGCGGCCGGGCGTCCTGGTACCGGAAACAAGGAG TCTTGGAGATCGAATGGACCATATTTTGTCCACATGGGATGACTTCCTGAAGGAGATATGCCGACATTACACGCCATTCTTGACAAAATTCGCAGACGAGATGGCAGACTTACTGTCTCTTTCTATGTCATTGGATGCAGCAAAAGATCCCTACAGAGAGGGCGTTTACGGATGGTTTGAACACGTGCTGAAGTCGAGCTCGTGGGCTCTGCTTCGAAAACAATATTTGATTCTATCCTATGCCCAAGCAGTTTGCCGAAATGGAGGGGGATATTGGAGGGATCGCCTTCATAATTTAATCGAGAGCTGCAGAGACTGGTCGGAGTTATCTGCTAGATCCGCGCGCATCTCTCAAGAAGCCACAAGACACGAATCGGAAACTGGGCTACATATGACCAGCCTACGAGATCATGGCTGGACTTTAGAGCGAAAGCGCATTTTCTGGCCTATAGGCGTGGTCTAG
- a CDS encoding uncharacterized protein (EggNog:ENOG410Q4K5~COG:S), producing the protein MAQFDTISSIDLSGSPGYMYPVHFGGLARRHSNRITKVASAGNSPRNCVRGDIMPKSGSCRRFSTQSDKLAASFYAALQKATASRLDLAPMPSYQLALPLAIPPTTKEDVSANAQVTPASDSFMDWGFAEMSALANNQPQFETISTQSPFDSYLPPQQPVSYQEPEPESDWPTYIPMVSSSSIDSEYSHSPRANTPLNCRVPISRDTTAASSPELFSYREFPEPKTPPSFSSESTNKSEEVLVGVGLYDEPDAVSWDESSRPNHYRIGAIGGPLFRAEPLVGKGLKLEETFSPPPLESDDDDDAKSETG; encoded by the coding sequence ATGGCTCAATTTGATACGATATCTTCTATCGACTTGAGTGGGAGTCCTGGATATATGTACCCTGTACATTTCGGTGGCCTGGCAAGGAGACACTCGAACCGTATCACTAAGGTCGCCAGCGCTGGAAACAGCCCCCGAAACTGTGTGAGAGGAGATATAATGCCCAAGAGTGGATCGTGTCGTCGCTTTTCCACCCAAAGTGACAAGCTAGCGGCAAGCTTTTATGCTGCTCTCCAGAAGGCAACTGCATCACGTCTCGATCTAGCACCCATGCCGAGCTATCAACTTGCTCTCCCTTTGGCAATACCTCCGACGACAAAAGAGGATGTTTCAGCAAATGCCCAAGTTACGCCTGCATCCGACAGCTTCATGGACTGGGGATTTGCTGAGATGTCAGCTCTTGCCAACAATCAACCCCAATTCGAAACGATTTCTACCCAGTCACCGTTTGACAGTTATTTACCGCCACAACAGCCTGTGAGTTATCAAGAGCCTGAACCGGAGTCTGACTGGCCGACATATATACCTATGGTATCATCATCTTCGATCGACTCTGAGTATTCTCATTCACCACGCGCAAATACGCCTCTAAACTGTCGCGTTCCGATATCCAGAGATACTACCGCGGCTTCCTCGCCAGAACTGTTTTCATACCGAGAGTTTCCTGAACCGAAAACCCCTCCATCATTCTCTTCGGAAAGCACCAACAAATCAGAGGAGGTCCTTGTCGGAGTTGGTTTATATGATGAGCCCGATGCGGTCTCGTGGGATGAATCATCGAGACCAAATCATTATAGGATTGGTGCCATTGGTGGTCCTTTGTTTAGAGCCGAGCCACTGGTTGGAAAAGGACTGAAGTTGGAGGAGACTTTCAGTCCACCCCCTCTCGAAAgcgacgacgatgacgacgCGAAGTCTGAAACTGGCTAA
- a CDS encoding uncharacterized protein (EggNog:ENOG410PGK0~COG:G~BUSCO:5357at33183) translates to MAHTAGGDTRSQPGLASQVDSEDDSDVQHRLEVTFGTDTNHRRKSSWVSADTPRHAHGHVDHSSNAACFVHSLLGRPKELHLKPVQEIVQEAKDASKAPSDANAGTGMVLESRLLTKKQLSEMAWNVRTLSKKLGNVRLKLNVKSVFLLTKPQDKCLVRLTRDVTQWILSKERERQYTVYVERRLESEKDFDEAGIYAEEPSAKGRLQYWDSDLISRKPQLIDFIITLGGDGTVLYASWLFQQIVPPVLSFSLGSLGFLTNFDYGNFRGTLQKSFHEGVTVSLRLRFECTVMRSRSRTSEIATSKQKDLVDEILGEESEDDVTHAPDMTFQILNEIVVDRGPNPTMSSLEIFGDDEYFTSIQADGVCVATPTGSTAYNLAAGGSLCHPENPVILLTAICAHTLNFRPIILPDTIVLRIGVPYDARTSSWASFDGRERVELLPGDYVTVSASRFPFANVMTPGQRSHEWINSISRTFNWNSRERQRASGHDKYCEKYKR, encoded by the exons ATGGCTCATACCGCCGGCGGCGACACGCGATCACAGCCGGGCTTG GCTTCCCAGGTCGATTCGGAAGATGATTCGGACGTGCAACATCGGCTCGAG GTGACCTTCGGTACGGATACGAACCATCGTCGAAAATCTTCCTGGGTCTCAGCTGATACCCCTCGACACGCTCACGGCCATGTCGACCACTCTAGCAACGCAGCATGTTTCGTCCACTCGCTCCTCGGGAGACCAAAAGAGTTGCACCTCAAGCCAGTGCAAGAGATCGTCCAAGAAGCGAAGGACGCCTCGAAAGCTCCTAGCGACGCCAACGCCGGAACTGGCATGGTCCTGGAGTCTCGGCTGCTGACAAAGAAGCAGCTGTCCGAAATGGCATGGAACGTGAGAACACTCTCGAAAAAGCTGGGAAATGTTCGGTTGAAGCTCAATGTTAAGAGCGTCTTTCTCTTGACAAAGCCACAAGATAAATGCCTGGTGCGTCTCACCAGAGACGTTACTCAGTGGATCCTTTCCAAGGAACGAGAAAGACAATATACCGTCTATGTGGAAAGAAGATTAGAGAGTGAAAAAGACTTTGATGAGGCTGGTATATATGCTGAAGAACCCTCAGCAAAAGGAAGACTGCAATATTGGGATTCAGATCTCATTAGCCGGAAACCACAGTTAATTGATTTCATCATCACTCTTGGAGGTGATGGCACTGTCCTTTATGCTAGCTGGTTGTTCCAGCAAATAGTTCCTCCTGTTCTCTCCTTCTCTTTGGGATCCCTTGGATTTTTGACCAATTTTGATTATGGAAATTTTCGTGGTACATTGCAAAAGTCTTTTCACGAAGGTGTGACTGTTAGTCTTCGTCTGCGATTTGAGTGTACTGTGATGCGAAGCAGGAGCCGTACCTCAGAGATTGCGACTTCAAAGCAGAAAGATCTGGTGGATGAGATTCTTGGAGAAGAATCTGAGGACGATGTAACACATGCGCCAGACATGACATTTCAGATCCTGAACGAAATCGTCGTCGATAGAGGACCAAATCCAA CGATGTCCTCCTTGGAAATATTTGGCGATGATGAGTACTTCACATCAATACAGGCAGATGGTGTCTGTGTTGCAACACCGACTGGATCCACAGCGTACAACCTGGCGGCGGGTGGCTCACTCTGCCATCCGGAAAATCCTGTGATTCTCTTAACAGCAATCTGCGCACATACGCTCAATTTCCGTCCTATCATCCTCCCGGACACAATCGTGCTCCGAATAGGTGTGCCATATGATGCCCGCACCAGCTCGTGGGCGAGTTTTGATGGCCGTGAACG CGTGGAGCTTTTGCCCGGAGATTATGTTACAGTATCAGCCTCGAGATTTCCCTTCGCGAATGTGATGACTCCCGGCCAGCGTAGTCACGAGTGGATCAATAGCATCTCCCGAACATTCAATTGGAACTCAAGAGAAAGGCAAAGAGCATCAGGCCATGATAAGTATTGTGAGAAATATAAGAGATGA
- the TRS31 gene encoding TRAPP subunit trs31 (BUSCO:359627at4751~EggNog:ENOG410PMWX~COG:U~BUSCO:14398at33183) → MSSSTMNAPARHPPAHMHAASTSAIMNQTREEKHQHQQSQSISQPPLERSTGLRVPSNRKTIYDRNLNRSRNAESSRASFAYLFAEMVTYAQRRVTGVQDLERLLNEQGYPLGLRLLDLLLYRTLTTSSSSSSSTQSIRPLRIISLLQLIHGPLWRLLFSRPADALEHSVSPDTPNEYMITDNDPLTNMYISVPREMGLLNCAAFVAGIIEGVCDGCGFEAKVTAHNQGNEMWPSRTVFLVKFGESVMEREKMLERAGVK, encoded by the exons ATGTCCTCTTCAACAATGAACGCACCAGCAAGGCATCCGCCCGCACACATGCACGCTGCATCTACCAGCGCAATCATGAACCAGAccagagaagaaaagcacCAGCATCAACAATCACAGTCAATATCCCAACCTCCACTAGAAAGATCGACGGGATTACGGGTCCCGTCCAATCGCAAGACGATATACGATCGGAATCTGAATCGCAGTCGCAATGCGGAATCGAGCAGAGCAAGCTTTGCGTACTTGTTCGCGGAGATGGTTACATACGCGCAGAGACGAGTGACAGGTGTCCAGGATTTGGAGAGACT TCTCAACGAACAAGGTTATCCTCTAGGCCTTCGACTGCTTGATCTCCTACTATACCGCACCCTCACAACCTCGTCCTCCAGCAGCTCTTCCACCCAGTCAATCCGACCTCTGCGCATAATATCTCTTCTACAACTCATCCACGGTCCCCTCTGGCGCCTTCTTTTCTCCCGTCCCGCGGATGCCCTTGAACATTCCGTCTCTCCCGATACGCCCAACGAATATATGATTACTGATAATGATCCGTTGACAAATATGTATATCTCTGTTCCGCGAGAAATGGGCCTGTTGAATTGTGCCGCGTTTGTAGCGGGAATTATAGAAGGAGTGTGCGATGGGTGTGGATTTGAGGCCAAGGTTACGGCGCATAACCAGGGGAATGAGATGTGGCCCAGCAGAACAGTTTTTTTGGTGAAGTTCGGGGAGAGCGTGATGGAGAGGGAGAAAATGTTGGAGAGGGCGGGAGTGAAGTAG